A portion of the Candidatus Acidiferrales bacterium genome contains these proteins:
- a CDS encoding acyl-CoA dehydratase activase — protein MSVNLGIDIGAISLKLAAVGAPEDRRLLEAAGSNSPTFRPAPPAADPRIAGLPILISSYRRIQGSPMQSTFDLLHELYDRIPEEKIEGIRVTGSGSQLIAKILGIYFENEFKAIAKATPVYYPQARTVFEMGGGSSKYILLDEVAAAGRLGILDYSTSGDCAAGTGSFLDQQASRLLYNVEEIGEVVCGAGCSARIAGRCSVFAKSDMIHAQQKGYSVPEILKGLCEAVARNFRSSIVKGKDILPPVMFIGGVAWNGGVLAAFRDIFKLNGDELFVPELHAWLGAIGAALLEKDDWRKRSFKTIHQLQQHEAEKKIDFACTEPLTLRNVVLLRDRVKPYRLPQGNAPIPAYLGIDIGSVSTNLAVIDEAGELMHDIYLRTQGRPIEQVSAGLKEIEELLGDRILIQGSGTTGSGRELIGELVGADTVNDEITAHKTGAMYVSERLVGEQADTIFEIGGQDSKFISIQDGIVVDFAMNEACAAGTGSFLEEQAEKLGVQIKGEFAELALQSRNPARLGERCTVFMERDLTAFLHRGARVGDLCAGLAYSVALNYLNRIVRGRKIGNVIFFQGGTAYNDAVAAAFSQILGKRIIVPPHNGVIGAIGMALIARERFHSTGRAAKFRGYDLNRVGYTAREFVCKACSNYCDMKEFTIEGEKSYWGDKCSDKFRKRARTDRQPVIEDLMAYRDRMLEEGYGGPQGRGRKVGITRSMYFFDRFPFWFRYLEEIGFDVVVSDSTDRMISTEGADLAVAEPCFPVKVAHGHVQSLLGKGVDYILLPNALNAELSDERVDSHMCPWNQTLPFVLRAVSQFTPMRHRMLVPTVHFRLGKEKVKRELAEFGRGLGISRKQSDRGVEAGYAAQGEFRENVLRAGRQALAVLENTGEPAILLVGRAYNVYDRSVNCDIPRKLRAQYGVNVLPMEFLPLEGEDISDVNDNMYWSSGQRILAAGKMARRSPNLHVIFITNFKCGPDSYIKSFLFDACAKPYLILQFDGHSNDAGFLTRCEAYLDSKGILRCVQRKAKAAAATA, from the coding sequence ATGAGCGTCAACCTCGGCATAGATATCGGGGCCATCAGCCTGAAGCTGGCCGCGGTTGGAGCCCCGGAAGATCGGCGGCTGCTGGAGGCGGCTGGGTCGAATTCGCCGACATTTCGTCCGGCGCCGCCGGCCGCCGACCCGAGAATCGCGGGACTACCCATCCTGATCTCGTCCTACCGTCGCATCCAGGGCAGCCCCATGCAATCCACCTTCGATCTCCTCCACGAACTCTACGACCGGATTCCCGAGGAAAAGATCGAAGGCATCCGGGTGACCGGCTCCGGCAGCCAGCTCATCGCCAAGATTCTCGGCATCTATTTTGAAAACGAATTCAAAGCCATCGCCAAGGCCACCCCCGTTTATTACCCGCAGGCGCGCACCGTCTTTGAAATGGGCGGGGGAAGCTCGAAATACATTCTGCTGGATGAGGTGGCCGCAGCCGGGCGCCTGGGAATCCTGGACTACTCGACGAGCGGCGATTGCGCTGCCGGCACAGGATCTTTTCTCGACCAACAGGCCTCGCGCTTGCTTTACAACGTCGAGGAGATCGGGGAGGTTGTCTGCGGCGCGGGTTGCTCGGCGCGCATTGCCGGCCGCTGCTCGGTCTTCGCCAAGTCGGATATGATCCACGCCCAGCAAAAAGGCTACTCGGTTCCCGAGATTTTGAAGGGCCTGTGCGAAGCGGTGGCGCGCAACTTCCGCAGCAGCATCGTCAAGGGCAAGGACATCCTGCCGCCGGTGATGTTCATCGGCGGCGTCGCATGGAACGGGGGAGTGCTGGCTGCTTTTCGCGATATCTTCAAACTGAACGGAGACGAGCTTTTTGTTCCGGAGCTGCATGCCTGGCTGGGAGCGATCGGCGCGGCGCTACTCGAAAAAGACGACTGGCGCAAGCGTTCTTTCAAAACCATCCACCAGCTCCAGCAGCATGAGGCCGAGAAGAAAATTGATTTCGCCTGCACGGAACCGCTTACCCTCCGAAACGTTGTCCTCCTGCGCGACCGGGTGAAGCCCTACCGCTTGCCTCAAGGGAACGCCCCCATTCCGGCCTATCTGGGAATTGACATCGGATCGGTGAGCACCAATCTGGCGGTGATTGACGAAGCGGGCGAGTTGATGCACGACATCTACCTGCGCACCCAGGGCCGGCCCATCGAGCAGGTTTCCGCCGGGCTCAAAGAGATCGAAGAGCTTTTGGGCGACCGCATCCTCATCCAAGGTTCCGGCACCACCGGGTCAGGACGCGAGCTGATCGGCGAACTGGTGGGCGCGGATACCGTCAACGATGAGATTACCGCCCACAAGACCGGCGCCATGTACGTCAGCGAACGGCTGGTGGGCGAGCAAGCCGATACCATTTTCGAAATCGGCGGGCAGGATTCGAAATTCATCTCGATCCAGGACGGGATCGTGGTGGACTTTGCGATGAACGAAGCCTGCGCCGCCGGGACCGGCTCCTTCCTCGAAGAGCAGGCAGAGAAGCTCGGCGTGCAAATCAAGGGCGAATTCGCCGAGCTGGCCCTCCAATCCAGGAATCCGGCGCGGCTGGGCGAGCGTTGCACCGTCTTCATGGAGCGCGACCTGACAGCGTTTTTGCATCGCGGCGCCCGGGTCGGCGACCTTTGCGCCGGACTCGCCTACTCCGTCGCGCTCAACTATCTGAACCGGATCGTGCGCGGACGAAAGATCGGGAATGTCATCTTCTTCCAGGGCGGCACCGCGTACAACGACGCCGTGGCCGCCGCCTTCTCGCAGATCCTGGGCAAGCGCATCATTGTGCCGCCGCACAACGGGGTGATCGGCGCCATCGGCATGGCCCTCATCGCCCGGGAACGCTTCCACTCCACCGGCCGGGCGGCCAAGTTCCGCGGATACGATTTGAACCGGGTCGGCTATACCGCCCGCGAGTTTGTCTGCAAAGCCTGCTCCAACTATTGCGACATGAAAGAATTTACGATTGAGGGCGAAAAGAGCTACTGGGGCGACAAGTGCTCGGACAAGTTCCGCAAGCGGGCACGCACCGACCGCCAACCGGTGATCGAAGATTTGATGGCCTACCGCGACCGCATGCTGGAAGAGGGTTACGGCGGGCCGCAGGGGCGCGGACGGAAGGTCGGCATCACCCGTTCCATGTACTTCTTCGATAGATTTCCCTTCTGGTTCCGCTACCTCGAGGAGATCGGCTTTGATGTTGTCGTCTCCGACTCGACCGACCGCATGATCTCGACCGAAGGGGCCGACCTGGCCGTAGCCGAACCCTGCTTCCCCGTCAAGGTTGCTCACGGCCACGTCCAATCGCTGCTCGGCAAGGGCGTGGACTACATCCTCCTGCCCAACGCGCTCAACGCCGAACTCTCCGACGAACGAGTTGATTCCCACATGTGCCCGTGGAACCAGACACTCCCCTTTGTGCTGCGCGCGGTTTCCCAGTTCACCCCCATGCGCCACCGCATGCTGGTGCCCACGGTGCACTTCCGGCTCGGCAAAGAGAAGGTGAAACGCGAGCTGGCCGAATTTGGCCGCGGACTCGGCATTTCCCGCAAGCAGAGCGATCGCGGGGTAGAAGCCGGGTATGCGGCTCAGGGAGAGTTTCGCGAAAATGTCCTCCGGGCCGGCCGTCAAGCATTGGCGGTGCTCGAAAACACCGGCGAGCCGGCCATCTTGCTCGTCGGCCGCGCCTACAACGTGTACGACCGCAGCGTCAACTGCGACATTCCGCGCAAGCTGCGCGCGCAATACGGCGTCAACGTGCTGCCGATGGAATTCCTGCCGCTCGAAGGCGAAGACATCAGCGACGTCAACGACAACATGTACTGGAGCTCCGGGCAGCGGATCCTGGCGGCAGGAAAAATGGCCCGGCGAAGCCCGAACTTGCACGTGATCTTCATCACCAATTTCAAGTGCGGTCCTGACTCCTACATCAAGTCGTTTCTCTTTGATGCTTGCGCCAAGCCGTATTTGATCCTCCAGTTTGACGGGCACAGCAACGACGCCGGCTTCCTGACTCGTTGCGAAGCCTATCTCGACAGCAAGGGGATTCTGCGATGCGTGCAACGCAAAGCCAAAGCAGCCGCCGCCACCGCCTAG
- a CDS encoding isocitrate/isopropylmalate dehydrogenase family protein produces MAKYRIAILPGDGVGRDVMEAARIVLDALRLDAEYRTGEIGWECWCKEGNALPDRTVEFLRGTDVCLFGAITSKPAEEAEAELAPLLKGKGLKYFSPIVQLRQLFDLYTNLRPCKAYPGNPLNWRDTIDWVVFRENTEGLYSGIEFHPVPPEIMDDFVKFSAKAKRFAATAPEDMAVTVRLITRKGAERIVRAAFNYARRYKRKSVTLVEKPNVLRETSGLMTRVARKVAAEFPEILFQEANIDAMCMWLLKNPDNYDVIVTSNMFGDILSDLCAQLVGGLGFASSGNIGDRYAVFEPTHGSAPKYAGQYKVNPMAMLLTVRLMLDWLNESAMARKLEEAIAAVLREGKARTYDMGGTNTTLEVAEAVARKF; encoded by the coding sequence ATGGCGAAATACAGAATCGCAATTCTGCCCGGCGATGGCGTGGGCAGGGACGTCATGGAAGCGGCCAGGATCGTCCTGGACGCTCTTCGCCTTGACGCCGAATACCGGACAGGCGAGATCGGTTGGGAATGCTGGTGCAAGGAAGGCAATGCGTTGCCCGACCGCACCGTCGAATTTCTCCGAGGCACCGATGTCTGCCTCTTTGGCGCCATTACCTCCAAGCCGGCCGAGGAAGCCGAAGCTGAACTCGCTCCTTTGCTCAAAGGGAAGGGCCTCAAGTATTTTTCGCCCATCGTCCAGCTTCGCCAGCTCTTTGACCTCTACACGAATTTGCGGCCCTGCAAAGCCTATCCGGGCAATCCGCTCAACTGGCGCGACACGATTGATTGGGTGGTCTTTCGCGAAAACACCGAAGGGCTCTACTCCGGCATCGAATTCCATCCGGTGCCGCCGGAAATCATGGATGACTTCGTGAAATTCTCGGCCAAGGCGAAGCGCTTCGCCGCCACCGCGCCGGAGGATATGGCGGTGACCGTGCGGCTGATCACCAGGAAGGGCGCGGAGCGCATTGTGCGCGCCGCCTTCAACTACGCTCGCCGGTACAAGCGGAAATCGGTGACGCTGGTCGAAAAGCCGAACGTGCTGCGGGAAACTTCCGGGTTGATGACCCGCGTGGCGCGAAAAGTAGCCGCCGAATTCCCCGAGATTCTTTTCCAGGAAGCGAACATTGACGCCATGTGCATGTGGCTGCTCAAGAACCCGGACAACTACGACGTGATTGTAACGTCGAACATGTTCGGCGATATTCTCTCTGACCTTTGCGCCCAGCTTGTCGGCGGGCTCGGCTTTGCCTCGAGCGGCAACATCGGTGATCGCTACGCGGTGTTCGAGCCCACTCACGGCTCGGCGCCAAAATATGCCGGCCAATATAAGGTCAACCCGATGGCCATGCTCCTCACCGTCAGGCTCATGCTCGATTGGCTCAATGAATCGGCCATGGCCAGGAAGCTCGAAGAGGCGATTGCCGCCGTTTTGCGCGAGGGCAAGGCTCGCACCTACGATATGGGGGGAACGAACACGACGCTCGAGGTGGCGGAGGCGGTAGCGCGGAAATTTTGA